In Oncorhynchus clarkii lewisi isolate Uvic-CL-2024 chromosome 2, UVic_Ocla_1.0, whole genome shotgun sequence, one DNA window encodes the following:
- the LOC139419793 gene encoding uncharacterized protein isoform X6, whose product MCTMTTEASAVGEADTEGKPKPSVAEAERRPENKQSSEAEIQLENKQSPEPETEREPENKPSPEAAAPEPEREKPSQKTQEQDSEPGSTESPIFTTTTEEEQLVKPRQRTSASRGLSRLFSSFLKRRSQCSDVEWAEVEKAEKDRKEKAEAGTKEEKLEQAKGEEKKEAEERGEKKEEEEAAKKAEKNKEEEEAAKKAEKKEEEAAKKAEKKKEEEEEAAKKAEKKKEEEEAAKKAKKKEEEAAKKAEKKKEEEEAAKKAEKKKKKEEEEAAKKEAVKKKKEEKEAAKKAEKKKKEEEEAAKKAEKKKKEEEEAARKAKKKEEEEAAKKAEKKKKEEEGVTKKEAEQQNQEEEAAKKKEEEKKKKEGEAAKKAEEEGEAAKKEEKKKEEGEEAKKAEEKKEEEEAAKKSEKKKKEEEEAAKKAEKEEEEAKKEEEEAAKKSEKKKKEEEEAAKKAEKKKKEEEAKKEEKKKKDEEESAKKEEKKKGEEKTTKKTQKGKKKEKENKEEEKGKKNEANKEVKKNEENKELKKKKRKGKKKAGEEHKAGEQSTTEVQVKAPIAAPEPELRAEAEGEAEQERQEEPVEAQDHHYISSAETQPAQAEQKVNAEVEKEVVEGEEKEAGVEEKEKKEETEEEPAEQMEEEEGEANGGEGENTNGEDKMALAEEAKPSKRPRIMQCKVTLLDDTLFECELGKHATGSDLFVKVCDHLNLLERDYCGLAVWDTPTSRTWLDASKEIRKQVADYTYEFTFNVKFYPPDPAQLTEDLTRYYLCLQLRKDILSGLLPCSFVTLAMLGSYTAQSELGEYDPEVHGSHYTKELRLAPGQGKELEDKVMELHRTYRSMSPAQADMLFLENAKKLSMYGVDLHQAKDLEGVDITLGVCSGGLMVYKDKLRINRFPWPKVLKISYKRSSFFIKIRPSEQEQYESTIGFKLPNYKASKKLWKASVEHHTFFRVSSVEPPSSRSRFLALGSKFRYSGRTQAQTRQASSMIARPAPRFTRSASKRLSRTIDEAGDDDLQASQLSASPNKTEDDDWFFILGSDQPQTFFSPARGRETFSVETSTQSWDDGKSVQTVRQAWQETETGQTVSRTVSQTWQGRVSDEQQQGRLEEEKEEDWSVLLGRRPSLPYVPYSMMKPPVKYRSAQVAKVATAKILERLLQPRQEQSDDWVMQLDRSFEFADTPPFSPPVSLEKEETRQERREVIKRLQEGVFLVEKLREVEVLDERLREVKVLEERLQEVDELEERIQEEVEARQEEEGGVEQEEGEVEEEVVEAAEENVEEVDELEEQIKEVFLKGLLPDESGEDEGLKEESMEEAEESEKGWSNVASTSSVVRRVDLRTQNSVTIVKEMRQQEGGMEEETLEQVAVSDEGLKEDEGWLEERKHQALVEGLPEGLEERRGEIRVERRRKKVTIVTQDESLPDELEKKASEKLSEDQIGGHFYKEGQLMVKFNELFAAEKLGLPIVTIQQEWLQEQEKVREEKQEERVEQVKISGEGLIEVKGGLEDRMRQMSEERLREGEQTVVKTKKTVRIVEEMRRTQKTLEEKSSEDILSEERLGDGFYTEGEVLVKFRKDVERVPHRVRQMEKPQEEEEEEEVVEVNMQPSQPEDKDDWVVLLDSLPHKTLYKPPVMPADSALVPVVSTRFSVVLVDTVEQRAPERECIEVEATQQQPERGLVEGRRPWKMQEDDWFMLLDLVDRVPSGVPTTPVSASLQEQVQVYVDETISSMVKVMTVVQREETRVTVVEEMELQKDQSRLEQKLSQREMEDDWFVLLDIVPREPSVIPSASVEERIPVYPEESVSSVVELTTVEQREERRVTVIQEERRQEEVILPPQPSREMDDDWFVQLDVVPRETSYIPPVAPAEPTPVYPDVISPVVEVKAEQQKPVVVLVEETRPQQEREVEEWQRQPERDDDWFTLLADVREEPIIVPPVGFVLLDAVREERAGVPPVSLAVSDRVYPEVVPAKHLTIEPEPRVFVVEAVRLLPEDVALEGKATQPQREQDDDWFLQLDVAPKVAAAPVVVIYSGVSTTAVTVVKEAVEQKPPKTVRIMEETVKMEEGPVVTPKEVDDDWFVLWDRAPSKILTTAKAFHVDREVIELVPRRTVIVVEETRKPHRVVEDRRQPEVELVKTLPPQERGEGDDWFTLFEASRQEPVKMPTVAVVTRPAPVVDVMVTSTEQRTQKRVTIVEERWREERTLQQRLPQRQREVDDDWFVLLDAAPKELVALRERLQVYTDITVVKGPAAQPKPRVVVEEEKRPVQPQRDVDDHWFVLRDKKSVAVVATHKAARPVSAPVFSQAALMEAGIPMAPLDLQQPQTSTPIRLPARQDDRKLQVTVEAVDEGSAEVKSEQTDTEEPVQMRKKRAKRTEGDSIYIRHSLLMLEDFEKPQEDLIRHHTSISELKRNFMASVPESRGPSEWDKRLSTHSPFRSLGINGQPLPDADGSVCITPIREELDTKAALQQDESSSTVRPSGGPSPSPASTETGPDRVDSKSHDAPGVAGPYVQDDEHVSSGTTTSHVPVVEVERAQLPHSYQLQGTVLEEEEPADPGSRGEQSGRITGASHTSYFVSGVPHVIRCFQPPLVQTQTVTITDVSNSLPTDVSTKDVPIVQTQTISYESAEVSVGGTDGGKEATALSSIQSITSESSRETSGTSITTTTTHISKVVKGGASETRVEKRIVITADSEDDQGSDGGATAM is encoded by the exons A TGTGTACCATGACAACAGAGGCTAGCGCGGTGGGCGAGGCGGACACAGAGGGCAAGCCGAAGCCCAGTgtagcagaggcagagagaagaccGGAGAACAAGCAGAGCTCGGAGGCAGAGATACAACTGGAGAACAAGCAGAGCCCAGa gccagaaacagagagagaaccggAGAACAAGCCGAGCCCAGAGGCAGCAGCACCGgagccagagagggagaagcCCAGCCAGAAGACCCAGGAGCAGGACTCAGAGCCTGGCTCCACAGAGAGCCCCATCTTCACCACCACCACTGAGGAGGAGCAGCTAGTGAAGCCCCGCCAGCGCACCTCAGCCAGCCGCGGCCTCTCacgcctcttctcctccttcctcaaACGGCGCTCGCAGTGCTCAGACGTAGAGTGGGCTGAGGTCGAGAAGGCGGAGAAGGACAGGAAAGAGAAGGCAGAGGCTGGAACAAAGGAGGAAAAGTTAGAGCAGGCcaagggggaggagaagaaagaggcagaggaaaggggggagaagaaagaggaggaagaagcagcaaagaaagcagagaagaataaagaggaggaagaagcagcaaagaaagcagagaagaaagaggaagaagcagcaaagaaagcagagaagaagaaagaggaggaagaagaagcagcaaagaaagcagagaagaagaaagaggaggaagaagcaGCAAAGAAAGCAAAGAAGAAAGAGGAAGAAGCAGCAAAGAAagcagagaagaagaaagaggaggaagaagcagcaaagaaagcagagaagaagaagaagaaagaagaggaagaagcagCAAAGAAAGAGGCagtgaagaagaagaaagaagagaaagaggcagcaaagaaagcagagaagaagaagaaagaggaagaagaggcagcaaagaaagcagagaagaagaagaaagaggaggaagaagcaGCAAGGAAAGcgaagaagaaagaggaggaagaggcagcaaagaaagcagagaagaagaaaaaagaagaGGAAGGGGTAACGAAGAAAGAGGCAGAGCAGCAGAATCAAGAGGAAGAGGCAGCAaagaaaaaggaggaggagaagaagaagaaagagggagaggcagcAAAAAaagcagaggaggagggagaggcagcaaagaaagaggagaagaagaaagaggagggagaggaagcaaagaaagcagaggagaagaaagaagaggaagaggcaGCAAAGAaatcagagaagaagaagaaagaggaggaagaggcagcaaagaaagcagagaaggaggaagaggaagcaaagaaagaggaggaagaggcagcAAAAAaatcagagaagaagaagaaagaggaggaagaggcagcaaagaaagcagagaagaagaagaaagaggaggaagcgaagaaagaggagaagaagaagaaagacgAAGAGGAGTCAGCaaagaaagaggagaagaagaaaggggaggaaaagacaacaaaaaaaacgcaAAAGgggaagaagaaagagaaagaaaataaagaggaggagaaggggaagaagaACGAGGCGAATAAAGAGGTAAAGAAGAACGAGGAGAATAAAGAGTTAAAGAAGAAAAAACGGAAGGGCAAAAAGAAAGCAGGGGAGGAGCACAAAGCAGGGGAGCAGTCCACAACAGAGGTGCAGGTGAAAGCCCCCATCGCGGCCCCGGAGCCAGAGCTCAGAGCAGAGGCGGAGGGGGAGGCTGAacaggagaggcaggaggagccGGTAGAGGCCCAGGACCATCACTACATCAGCAGTGCAGAGACACAG CCAGCACAGGCGGAGCAGAAGGTGAACGCCgaggtagagaaggaggtggtagagggggaagagaaggaggcgggagtagaggagaaagagaagaaagaagaaacagaggaagagCCAGCCGagcagatggaggaggaggagggagaggcaaACGGAGGGGAAGGGGAGAACACTAATGGAGAAGACAAGATGGCTTTAGCAGAGGAGGCCAAACCCTCCAAGCGTCCGCGGATCATGCAGTGTAAAGTCACCCTCCTGGACGACACTCTGTTTGAGTGTGAGCTCGGT aAACATGCAACGggctcagatctgtttgtgaagGTGTGTGACCACCTCAACCTGCTGGAGAGAGACTACTGTGGCCTGGCCGTCTGGGATACCCCCACCTCCAGG ACATGGCTGGACGCCTCCAAAGAGATCCGGAAACAGGTGGCAG ATTATACATACGAGTTCACTTTCAACGTAAAGTTCTACCCTCCTGATCCAGCTCAGCTCACAGAAGACCTCACCAG GTACTACCTGTGTCTACAGCTGCGTAAAGACATCCTGAGTGGCCTGCTGCCATGCTCCTTTGTAACTCTGGCCATGCTAGGCTCCTACACGGCCCAGTCTGAGCTGGGGGAGTATGATCCAGAGGTCCACGGCTCTCACTACACCAAGGAGCTGAGGCTGGCCCCGGGACAGGGCAAAGAGCTGGAGGACAAGGTCATGGAGTTGCACCGCACATACAG ATCCATGAGTCCAGCCCAGGCAGACATGTTGTTTCTGGAGAATGCCAAGAAGCTGTCTATGTATGGAGTGGATCTGCACCAAGCCAAG GATCTTGAGGGTGTGGACATCACTCTAGGGGTGTGTTCTGGTGGTCTCATGGTATATAAGGACAAGCTGAGGATCAATCGTTTCCCCTGGCCCAAAGTCCTCAAGATCTCCTACAAGCGAAGCAGCTTCTTCATCAAGATCCGTCCCTCTGAACAAGAACAGTATGAGAGCACAATCGGCTTCAAGCTGCCCAACTACAAGGCCTCCAAGAAGCTGTGGAAGGCCTCAGTGGAACACCATACCTTCTTCAG GGTGTCGTCAGTGGAGCCCCCGTCGTCCCGCTCCCGGTTCCTGGCGCTGGGGTCAAAGTTCAGGTACAGTGGCCGTACCCAGGCCCAGACCCGCCAGGCCAGTTCCATGATCGCCCGGCCCGCCCCGCGCTTCACCCGGTCCGCCAGCAAGAGGCTGTCCCGCACCATCGACgaag CTGGAGATGATGATCTCCAAGCCTCGCAGCTCTCTGCTAGTCCAAACAAGACCGAGGATGACGATTGGTTCTTCATTCTGGGATCTGACCAACCCCAGACTTTCTTTTCACCAG ccagagggagggagacttTCTCTGTGGAGACTTCTACTCAGAGCTGGGATGATGGCAAGTCTgtccagacagtcagacaggcatgGCAGGAGACTGAGACAGGCCAGACGGTCAGTCGGACTGTCAGTCAGACATGGCAGGGACGAGTGTCTGATGAACAGCAGCaggggagactggaggaggagaaagaggaggattgGTCTGTCCTGCTGGGCAGACGACCCTCCCTTCCCTATGTCCCCTACTCCATGATGAAACCGCCAG TCAAATACCGCTCTGCCCAGGTGGCAAAGGTGGCCACGGCCAAAATTCTGGAGAGGCTGCTACAGCCAAGGCAGGAACAAAGTGATGACTGGGTCATGCAGTTGGACCGCAGCTTTGAGTTTGCAGACACACCTCCAT tctctcccccagtctccctggagaaggaggagactaggcaggagaggagggaggtgatcAAGAGGCTCCAGGAAGGGGTGTTCCTGGTGGAGAAGCTGAGGGAGGTAGAGGTGCTGgatgagagactgagggaggtgAAGGTTTTGGAAGAACGGCTGCAGGAGGTGgatgagctggaggagaggatacaggaggaggtggaagccaggcaggaggaggagggaggggtagaacaagaggagggggaggtagaggaggaggtggtagaggcaGCGGAAGAGAATGTGGAGGAAGTAGATGAGTTGGAGGAGCAGATAAAGGAGGTGTTTCTCAAAGGATTGCTGCCAGATGAGTCAGGGGAAGATGAGGGACTAAAAGAGGAGAGTATGGAAGAGGCAGAGGAATCTGAAAAAGGGTGGTCAAATGTGGCGAGCACCTCCTCTGTGGTACGGAGAGTAGATTTGAGGACCCAGAATAGTGTGACTATAGTGAAAGAGATGAGGCAAcaagaaggagggatggaggaggagacgCTGGAACAGGTGGCGGTTTCAGACGAGGGATTGAAAGAGGATGAAGgatggttagaggagaggaagcaTCAGGCTTTGGTGGAAGGGTTGCCAGAGGGgcttgaggaaaggagaggagagataagagtggaaaggaggaggaagaaggtgaCTATAGTGACACAGGATGAGAGTCTTCCAGATGAACTAGAGAAGAAAGCATCTGAGAAGTTGTCAGAGGACCAGATAGGAGGACATTTTTATAAAGAGGGACAACTTATGGTGAAATTCAATGAACTATTTGCGGCAGAGAAGTTAGGGTTACCGATAGTTACAATTCAGCAGGAGTGGCTCCAAGAACAGGAAAAGGTcagggaggagaaacaggaggagagagtggaacaGGTGAAGATTTCAGGCGAGGGATTGATAGAGGTGAAAGGAGGTCTAGAGGATAGGATGCGGCAGATGTCGGAGGAAAGGTTGCGAGAGGGAGAGCAGACTGTGGTGAAAACCAAGAAAACAGTGAGAATAGTGGAAGAAATGAGGAGAACACAGAAGACACTCGAGGAAAAGTCATCAGAGGACATTTTATCAGAGGAAAGGCTGGGAGATGGTTTTTATACAGAGGGGGAAGTTTTGGtgaaattcagaaaggatgtggAGAGGGTTCCACATAGAGTCAGACAAATGGAGAAgccccaagaagaagaagaagaagaagaggtagTGGAAGTGAATATGCAGCCATCCCAGCCAGAAGACAAGGACGATTGGGTTGTGCTGCTGGACAGCCTCCCACACAAGACTCTTTATAAGCCTCCAG TCATGCCAGCCGACTCCGCTCTGGTGCCTGTGGTCTCCACAAGATTCTCTGTGGTGTTAGTAGACACGGTCGAGCAGAGAGCACCAGAGAGGGAATGCATTGAAGTGGAGGCCACACAGCAACAGCCTGAAAGGGGATTGGTGGAAGGACGGAGACCGTGGAAAATGCAGGAAGATGATTGGTTTATGCTCTTGGACCTGGTTGATCGTGTTCCTTCAGGTGTACCAACCACACCAGTTTCAG CTTCTTTGCAAGAGCAAGTTCAGGTGTACGTAGATGAAACCATCTCTTCCATGGTTAAAGTGATGACAGTGGTGCAGAGGGAGGAGACCAGGgtgactgtagtggaggagatggagttACAGAAAGACCAGAGCCGTCTGGAACAGAaactgtcacagagagagatggaagatgaCTGGTTTGTTCTGCTGGACATTGTTCCCAGAGAACCATCTGTGATTCCGTCAG CTTCTGTGGAAGAGCGTATTCCGGTATACCCTGAGGAAAGCGTCTCCTCTGTGGTTGAGTTGACGACagtagagcagagagaggagagaagggtgaCTGTAATTCAAGAGGAACGACGTCAAGAAGAAGTTATACTTCCACCACAGCCATCAAGAGAGATGGACGATGACTGGTTTGTGCAACTGGATGTCGTGCCCAGAGAAACATCCTATATACCACCAG TCGCTCCAGCAGAGCCAACACCGGTTTATCCAGATGTGATCAGCCCTGTGGTTGAGGTAAAGGCTGAACAGCAGAAGCCAGTGGTGGTTCTGGTGGAGGAGACGAGGCCACAACAGGAACGGGAAGTAGAGGAGTGGCAGCGACAACCAGAGAGAGATGATGATTGGTTTACACTGCTTGCTGATGTCCGTGAGGAGCCGATCATTGTACCACCAGTGGGGTTTGTTCTGTTGGATGCAGTCCGTGAAGAACGTGCTGGGGTTCCACCAG TTTCCCTGGCTGTTAGCGATAGGGTATACCCAGAGGTTGTGCCCGCCAAACATCTGACCATTGAGCCTGAACCAAGAGTGTTTGTGGTGGAAGCAGTCCGATTACTTCCTGAAGACGTTGCCCTGGAGGGTAAGGCAACACAACCGCAGAGAGAGCAGGATGATGATTGGTTTTTGCAGCTGGATGTTGCCCCTAAAGTAGCAG cTGCACCAGTGGTGGTGATTTACTCTGGTGTGAGCACCACAGCTGTTACGGTGGTGAAGGAGGCAGTGGAACAGAAACCACCAAAGACCGTGAGGATCATGGAAGAGACTGTTAAGATGGAGGAGGGGCCTGTGGTAACACCTAAAGAAGTGGATGATGATTGGTTTGTGCTCTGGGACCGCGCTCCCTCCAAGATACTGACCACAGCCAAGG CGTTCCATGTAGACAGAGAGGTTATAGAGCTGGTACCCCGGAGAACAGTGATTGTGGTGGAGGAAACTAGGAAACCACATAGAGTGGTGGAGGACAGACGTCAACCGGAGGTTGAACTGGTGAAAACACTGCCTCcccaagagagaggggagggtgatGATTGGTTCACGCTCTTTGAAGCCTCTCGCCAAGAGCCTGTGAAAATGCCAACAG ttGCTGTGGTAACTAGACCTGCCCCTGTGGTTGACGTGATGGTGACGAGCACAGAGCAGAGAACCCAGAAAAGGGTGACGAtagtggaggagaggtggagagaggagaggaccctgCAGCAGAGACtgcctcagagacagagagaggtggacgATGACTGGTTTGTCCTGCTGGATGCTGCCCCTAAAGAATTAG TTGCTCTCCGTGAGCGTCTCCAGGTCTATACTGACATAACTGTGGTCAAAGGTCCAGCCGCTCAGCCCAAACCCAGAGTGGTggttgaggaggagaagagaccagTACAACCCCAGAGAGATGTGGATGACCATTGGTTTGTGTTGCGGGATAAAAAATCGGTTGCAG TGGTGGCCACCCACAAGGCCGCCCGTCCGGTCAGCGCCCCAGTCTTCTCCCAGGCAGCCCTGATGGAGGCAGGGATCCCCATGGCCCCCCTGGACCTCCAGCAGCCCCAGACCTCCACCCCCATCAGGCTGCCAGCCCGCCAGGACGACAGGAAGCTGCAGGTCACCGTGGAGGCAGTGGACGAGGGCTCAGCCGAGGTCAAG TCTGAGCAGACGGACACTGAGGAGCCGGTTCAAATGAGGAAG AAAAGAGCTAAGAGAACTGAGGGTGACTCAATTTATATCAGACATAGTCTTTTAATGTTGGAG gactTTGAGAAGCCCCAGGAGGATCTCATCAGGCATCATACTAGTATCAGTGAGCTGAAGAGGAACTTCATGGCATCTGTCCCAGAGTCCCGGGGGCCCAGCGAATGGGACAAGCGCCTGTCCACTCACTCCCCCTTCCGCAGCCTGGGCATCAACGGACAGCCTTTACCTGATGCCGACGGG